One Pullulanibacillus sp. KACC 23026 DNA segment encodes these proteins:
- a CDS encoding tRNA-dihydrouridine synthase produces MNDNFWRDLPRPFFILAPMEDVTDVVFRHVVSEAARPDVFFTEFTNTESYCHPDGKQSVRGRLAFTEDEQPIVAHIWGDKPEYFRQMSKGVAELGFRGVDINMGCPVANVAPKGKGSGLIRRPDVAAELIQAAKAGGLPVSVKTRLGYTDVDEWQEWLTHVLKQDIVNLSIHLRTRKEMSQADAHWELIPEIKKLRDQVAPDTLLTINGDIPDRQAGMKLAQQYGVDGVMIGRGIFKNPFAFEKEPKEHSSKELLDLLRLQLDLHDKYSKELEPRPFKPLRRFFKIYVKGFRGASELRNQLMSTESTDEVRALLDHFGLEDC; encoded by the coding sequence ATGAACGATAATTTTTGGCGTGATTTACCGCGACCATTTTTTATACTGGCACCGATGGAAGATGTGACGGATGTTGTGTTCCGACATGTCGTGAGTGAAGCCGCCAGACCGGATGTGTTTTTTACAGAGTTTACAAATACAGAAAGTTACTGTCACCCAGATGGGAAGCAAAGTGTACGCGGGCGTTTGGCTTTCACTGAAGATGAGCAACCCATTGTGGCCCATATATGGGGGGATAAGCCTGAGTATTTCCGGCAAATGAGTAAGGGTGTTGCGGAGTTAGGATTTAGAGGTGTGGATATCAATATGGGGTGCCCTGTTGCTAATGTGGCACCCAAAGGAAAAGGAAGCGGCTTGATCCGCCGTCCTGACGTTGCGGCAGAACTGATACAAGCAGCAAAAGCAGGGGGATTACCTGTCAGTGTGAAGACAAGGCTTGGTTACACGGATGTGGACGAATGGCAGGAATGGCTCACACATGTATTGAAACAAGACATCGTTAATCTGTCCATTCATCTGCGTACAAGAAAGGAAATGAGTCAAGCGGATGCTCATTGGGAGCTGATTCCGGAGATTAAGAAGCTTCGTGATCAAGTGGCACCAGATACACTTTTGACGATCAATGGGGATATTCCTGATCGTCAAGCGGGCATGAAGCTTGCTCAGCAATATGGTGTGGATGGGGTTATGATAGGGCGAGGTATTTTTAAAAATCCATTTGCCTTTGAAAAAGAGCCGAAAGAGCATAGCAGTAAGGAATTGCTTGATCTTTTAAGATTGCAGCTTGACCTTCATGACAAGTATTCAAAGGAATTAGAGCCTCGTCCATTCAAACCTCTTCGTCGCTTTTTTAAGATCTATGTTAAAGGATTTCGCGGGGCAAGTGAGCTAAGAAATCAATTGATGAGCACCGAGTCAACAGATGAAGTGCGTGCATTGCTCGATCACTTTGGGCTGGAAGACTGTTGA
- a CDS encoding DUF4153 domain-containing protein, with the protein MDNNNLIIEYMDNPHELERMYRKDPKAFKKSLSHARELNPDSPVLGVWYERLYFKEMANTEKSSLFQKGFLIMGLLAILAGISTRIIFYFVSQEAIAPINLAFGIIPFIAAYFVYNNTPRKSVIYSLIVLFLISGVYLNFLPLNDKDSTILAYLHLPLFLWGVVGLAFTGNDYSKGSARLAYIKFNLEYGILYACMAASGMVLALLTMRLFSFVGLDIEDFYFSNVILFGAAALAVVAAYLVSMNLKLAKNMTPYLAKIFSPIVLATLVVYLITVIGVGKNPFLDRNFLIAFNGILLGVLAVTIFSIIESDSERKKNISDYINVILIVLALIIDSVALSAIVFRLSSYGITPNRLAVLGVNLLIWANLIWIMKPYIRFLQDKSGPSIIQDAVTKYLPVYGIWAAFVIFTFPIIFK; encoded by the coding sequence GTGGACAATAACAATCTGATCATTGAATATATGGATAATCCCCATGAGTTGGAGAGGATGTATAGAAAAGACCCAAAAGCTTTTAAAAAGTCACTCTCCCATGCAAGGGAACTTAATCCTGATTCTCCAGTTCTTGGCGTTTGGTATGAAAGATTGTATTTCAAGGAAATGGCTAATACAGAAAAATCTTCCTTGTTTCAAAAAGGGTTCTTAATCATGGGCCTTTTAGCTATTCTGGCCGGGATTAGCACTAGGATTATTTTTTATTTTGTTTCTCAAGAAGCAATCGCTCCAATTAACTTGGCTTTTGGTATCATTCCTTTTATCGCCGCCTATTTTGTTTACAATAACACTCCGAGGAAAAGTGTTATTTACTCGCTTATCGTGCTGTTTCTAATTTCGGGGGTGTATCTTAATTTTCTTCCATTAAATGATAAAGACAGTACGATCCTTGCTTATTTGCATCTTCCCCTATTTTTATGGGGAGTGGTGGGGCTTGCGTTCACAGGAAATGACTATTCAAAAGGAAGTGCAAGGCTAGCCTATATTAAATTTAACTTAGAATATGGTATTCTCTATGCATGCATGGCAGCTAGCGGAATGGTGTTAGCACTATTAACCATGCGGTTGTTTAGTTTTGTTGGTTTAGATATTGAAGATTTTTATTTTAGTAATGTCATTTTATTTGGAGCTGCTGCTCTAGCGGTTGTGGCTGCCTATTTAGTATCCATGAACCTTAAACTTGCTAAGAATATGACACCCTATCTAGCAAAAATCTTTAGTCCAATTGTCCTAGCCACATTGGTGGTCTACCTAATAACGGTGATAGGGGTCGGGAAAAATCCATTCTTGGACCGCAATTTCTTGATTGCCTTTAACGGAATACTCCTTGGTGTATTGGCTGTTACCATTTTTTCCATTATCGAAAGTGATTCTGAAAGGAAAAAGAACATTTCAGATTATATCAATGTTATCTTAATTGTTCTTGCACTTATTATTGACAGTGTGGCTTTGTCAGCCATCGTGTTCAGACTGTCTTCTTATGGGATTACTCCTAATCGACTTGCTGTTTTAGGTGTAAACCTGTTGATCTGGGCAAATCTAATTTGGATTATGAAACCCTATATCCGTTTTCTGCAAGATAAATCCGGACCGTCGATTATCCAAGACGCCGTTACTAAGTATTTGCCAGTATACGGGATATGGGCAGCTTTCGTTATCTTTACTTTTCCAATCATTTTTAAATAG
- a CDS encoding helix-turn-helix transcriptional regulator: MAIIINIDVMLAKRKMSVTELSEKVGITMANLSILKNGKAKAIRLSTLEAICKALDCQPGDVLEYRSDEES; this comes from the coding sequence ATGGCGATAATAATAAATATTGATGTGATGTTAGCCAAAAGGAAAATGAGTGTAACAGAGCTTTCTGAGAAGGTTGGAATTACAATGGCGAATCTTTCTATATTGAAAAATGGAAAGGCAAAAGCGATTCGTTTATCTACGCTCGAGGCAATTTGTAAGGCTTTAGATTGTCAGCCTGGAGATGTTTTAGAATACAGAAGTGACGAAGAAAGTTAA
- a CDS encoding aminoglycoside phosphotransferase family protein, with the protein MSRMHDNELDVNLSFVRGLIKEQLPELSTLSITPVNSVGTVNHVYRLGQEFCIRLPRVKEWADIEKEWRWIPYLAPYLTLKIPEPIALGQPNASYPVNWAVYKWIEGNIYSDELVHDEREVAKDLADFINEMHSIEVPADAPRAGRSPLHELNKRTLECMDEASDLLDRDRVLAAWEDSCKASVWNGHAVWIHADLLRTNLLVHSGRLAAVIDFGTAGIGDPAFDLIPAWSIFNSKGRKVFQTSIHADKDTWLRARGYALHQAVLIIPYYRETNPQFVTLAKRTLDEIVADLAESIS; encoded by the coding sequence ATGAGCAGAATGCATGACAATGAATTGGACGTTAATCTAAGTTTTGTTAGAGGGTTAATTAAAGAGCAGCTCCCTGAACTCTCTACGTTATCGATAACTCCAGTGAATTCGGTTGGGACGGTAAATCATGTCTACAGGCTCGGACAAGAGTTTTGTATTCGCCTACCCAGGGTTAAGGAGTGGGCAGATATAGAGAAAGAGTGGAGATGGATTCCCTATCTTGCTCCCTACCTGACACTTAAAATCCCCGAACCGATTGCCTTAGGTCAACCCAATGCCTCGTACCCTGTGAACTGGGCCGTATACAAATGGATTGAGGGTAATATCTATTCGGATGAATTAGTTCATGATGAAAGAGAGGTTGCAAAAGATTTGGCTGATTTTATAAATGAGATGCACTCAATTGAAGTGCCAGCTGATGCGCCCAGGGCAGGACGATCACCTTTGCATGAGTTAAATAAAAGAACATTAGAATGTATGGATGAGGCAAGTGATTTGTTAGACAGAGACAGAGTATTAGCGGCATGGGAAGATTCATGTAAAGCTTCTGTCTGGAACGGTCATGCAGTATGGATACATGCTGATCTACTTAGAACAAATCTTTTGGTTCATTCCGGACGTTTAGCAGCGGTCATCGACTTTGGCACAGCGGGAATTGGAGATCCAGCGTTTGACCTAATACCTGCTTGGAGTATATTTAATTCCAAAGGGCGGAAAGTCTTTCAAACTTCCATCCATGCCGATAAGGATACATGGCTTCGAGCCCGAGGGTATGCGCTTCACCAGGCAGTACTTATCATCCCCTACTATCGAGAAACAAACCCACAATTTGTTACTCTTGCAAAAAGAACGCTGGATGAGATTGTGGCGGATCTGGCAGAGTCTATCTCATAA
- a CDS encoding thermonuclease family protein encodes MKVIKQLRYSLLALLVLFLGYSGLGTTNNVANASTKLVPAVVSKNVDGDTIHVKINGKDQTVRMLLIDTPEDVDPQAPVEPYSYTAASYAKKRLPVGKHIYLQEGKKGYTKDKYGRLLAYVYRTKTDMYNYDVVKKGYARVAYIYPPNTDHLSTLQSAQSYAKSHKLGIWSLKGYVTSSGYSHSISCSYAAKNHYSTRTCTPSSSSSSKSSASSSTSVTGTTLNVKHGQYASVTVKTKHGAKGTIEVDYKSGPSHASGLGAKTANSSGMISWKWRVGTNTTPGKYPVIIRVNGSTIKKTLTVH; translated from the coding sequence ATGAAGGTCATTAAACAACTTAGATATAGCCTATTAGCCTTACTGGTTCTGTTTTTAGGATACTCTGGCCTTGGGACTACCAACAACGTTGCCAACGCAAGTACGAAACTTGTTCCTGCGGTCGTTTCAAAGAATGTTGATGGCGATACGATCCATGTAAAGATAAATGGTAAGGATCAAACAGTAAGGATGTTATTGATCGATACTCCTGAAGATGTTGATCCACAGGCTCCTGTTGAACCGTATAGTTACACTGCTGCCAGTTATGCCAAGAAGAGGCTTCCTGTGGGTAAACATATTTACCTGCAAGAAGGAAAAAAAGGCTATACAAAAGATAAATACGGACGACTCCTTGCCTATGTCTATCGTACTAAAACGGATATGTACAACTATGACGTTGTCAAAAAAGGCTATGCAAGAGTGGCCTATATTTATCCACCAAACACGGATCACCTTTCCACTTTACAATCAGCTCAAAGTTACGCCAAATCTCACAAACTTGGAATTTGGAGTCTTAAGGGGTATGTGACGTCTAGCGGCTATAGTCATTCCATTTCTTGTAGTTACGCAGCAAAGAACCACTACTCAACTCGTACATGTACACCAAGTTCTTCAAGCTCTAGCAAGTCATCGGCAAGCTCTTCAACATCCGTAACAGGTACAACGCTTAACGTTAAGCATGGCCAGTATGCTTCAGTGACGGTTAAAACTAAACATGGTGCAAAAGGAACAATCGAAGTCGATTATAAATCAGGGCCTAGTCATGCTTCCGGATTAGGGGCTAAAACCGCCAACAGCAGCGGAATGATTTCATGGAAATGGCGAGTGGGTACGAATACGACACCCGGAAAATACCCTGTCATTATTAGAGTCAATGGTTCTACAATTAAAAAGACCCTAACCGTTCACTAA
- a CDS encoding DUF2975 domain-containing protein — protein sequence MEKVTTLFLKIAVILLGVPVLALCIFLVPELANLAAKLLPNFSYIKYVVFIIFDASTIPFYFALYQAYKLLHYIDKNQAFSDLSVSSLKKIKYCAITISILHVLVLPLFYLFAEADDAPGVVFIGLVVPFASMVIAVFAAVLQKLLKEAIDIKSENDLTV from the coding sequence ATGGAAAAAGTAACGACGTTGTTTTTAAAAATAGCTGTCATTCTATTGGGGGTTCCGGTTCTGGCTCTGTGCATCTTTTTAGTGCCTGAGCTTGCGAATCTTGCAGCTAAACTGCTGCCAAACTTTTCCTATATTAAATATGTTGTATTCATCATTTTCGATGCATCAACGATTCCTTTTTACTTTGCTTTGTATCAGGCTTACAAACTTTTACACTATATTGACAAAAATCAGGCCTTCTCCGATTTGTCTGTTAGTTCATTAAAGAAAATCAAGTATTGTGCCATCACAATCAGTATTCTGCACGTGTTAGTTCTGCCTCTCTTCTATCTTTTTGCAGAAGCAGACGATGCACCGGGTGTGGTCTTTATCGGATTGGTTGTCCCTTTTGCTTCAATGGTTATTGCGGTCTTTGCAGCCGTACTCCAAAAACTTTTAAAAGAAGCAATTGATATAAAATCAGAAAATGATTTAACGGTCTGA
- a CDS encoding DEAD/DEAH box helicase, protein MTTFQELGIRETILKAITDMGFEEASPIQEKAIPTALTGKDLIGQAQTGTGKTAAFAIPLLEKVDTSQRYVQAIVIAPTRELAIQVSEEINRLAKYMGISSLPIYGGQSIDRQFKALKKGPHIITGTPGRLLDHIQRKTLKLDRVSMVVLDEADEMLDMGFLEDIERILKETPEEKQTMLFSATMPKPIRNLAEKFMNDPELIKMKAKEVTSPSVKQVYYEVNERDKFEALCRLLDVNNPELAVIFGRTKRRVDELSDGLTKRGYLAEGLHGDLNQRQRDAVMNKFREGAIEILVATDVAARGIDVSGVTHVYNFDIPQDPESYVHRIGRTGRAGKTGLAITFATPRETRLIHSIEKASKGKIQRKTIPTLEEAMESIQKATVEKMVQALDEEQYVHFEQAASELLEQYNPVALVSIALKLLSKEQSDVPVQLTSEAPRYSSKPKKRFNEKPRRNNNKGNRGFERRGRRSNKAK, encoded by the coding sequence ATGACGACATTTCAGGAATTGGGTATAAGAGAGACAATTCTAAAAGCAATTACCGATATGGGATTTGAGGAAGCTTCTCCGATCCAAGAGAAAGCAATCCCTACTGCTTTGACGGGGAAAGATCTTATCGGCCAAGCACAAACCGGTACAGGAAAGACAGCGGCTTTTGCCATCCCTCTTTTGGAGAAAGTGGATACGAGCCAAAGATATGTTCAGGCAATCGTCATTGCACCGACAAGAGAATTAGCGATCCAGGTATCTGAAGAGATCAATCGTTTGGCCAAATACATGGGGATCTCGTCTCTTCCTATTTACGGTGGACAATCTATAGACCGTCAATTTAAGGCATTAAAAAAGGGGCCACACATTATAACGGGTACTCCTGGTAGACTTTTGGACCATATTCAACGTAAAACACTGAAGTTGGACCGAGTCTCGATGGTTGTTTTGGATGAAGCGGATGAGATGTTAGATATGGGCTTCCTGGAGGATATTGAACGAATCCTCAAAGAAACACCCGAAGAAAAACAAACGATGCTGTTCTCGGCTACCATGCCTAAACCGATTCGAAACCTTGCAGAAAAGTTTATGAACGATCCTGAGCTAATTAAGATGAAGGCAAAGGAAGTGACCTCTCCAAGTGTCAAGCAAGTTTATTATGAGGTTAATGAACGAGACAAATTTGAAGCGCTTTGCCGTCTTCTTGATGTGAATAATCCAGAGTTAGCTGTAATCTTTGGCAGAACAAAAAGACGTGTGGATGAACTAAGCGATGGATTAACTAAGCGAGGGTATCTTGCTGAAGGACTGCATGGCGATTTAAATCAGCGCCAGCGTGATGCCGTCATGAATAAATTTCGTGAAGGTGCCATTGAAATTTTAGTTGCAACCGATGTGGCGGCAAGGGGAATTGATGTTTCAGGGGTGACTCATGTCTACAACTTTGACATCCCTCAAGACCCAGAAAGCTATGTTCACCGAATCGGCAGAACGGGACGAGCAGGTAAGACGGGGTTAGCTATAACCTTTGCTACACCACGGGAAACAAGATTAATTCATAGTATCGAAAAAGCCTCTAAAGGAAAGATACAGCGTAAAACGATTCCGACTTTAGAGGAGGCCATGGAGTCCATCCAGAAAGCGACCGTTGAAAAAATGGTTCAAGCACTTGATGAGGAACAGTATGTACATTTTGAACAGGCCGCAAGCGAATTGCTTGAGCAGTATAATCCTGTAGCTTTAGTGTCAATCGCCTTGAAATTGTTGTCGAAGGAACAAAGTGATGTTCCTGTTCAGTTGACTTCCGAGGCGCCTCGATATTCCAGTAAACCGAAAAAAAGATTTAATGAGAAGCCAAGAAGAAACAATAATAAAGGAAATAGAGGATTTGAAAGAAGAGGCAGACGTTCAAATAAAGCAAAATGA